A part of Capsicum annuum cultivar UCD-10X-F1 chromosome 6, UCD10Xv1.1, whole genome shotgun sequence genomic DNA contains:
- the LOC107873393 gene encoding myosin IB heavy chain isoform X1, which produces MVLSESNGRVQLPAKAQTRPVVDDGKDAESLKVAEDQNGHPSMGVEVRRNYMGDYLDVPFRPYLMKILQKQAIYANSKLLVGRLVHCSLEGDKKVLFADRVLKFTSTGKMKRHILLITDFALYIVDPDIDALKRRISLAAVEKLCLSERSDNFLAIIAPTEYDLLIASTRKTEIVSIFVDTTRSQSDYELEVLSSNRFEYNATSELVKEIYFDETEDGTRTTIVRK; this is translated from the exons ATGGTATTGTCAGAATCAAATGGGAGAGTCCAATTACCGGCCAAAGCCCAAACCAGACCGGTCGTTGACGACGGCAAAGATGCTGAAAGTTTGAAGGTGGCGGAAGATCAGAATGGACATCCTTCCATGGGAGTTGAAGTCCGGAGAAATTACATGGGCGATTACCTTGATGTCCCTTTTCGACCTTATCTCATGAAGATTCTACAAAAACAAG CGATTTATGCCAATTCAAAACTATTAGTTGGACGCCTTGTTCACTGCTCGTTGGAAG GTGACAAGAAAGTTCTCTTTGCAGACAGAGTTTTGAAGTTCACAAGTACAGGGAAGATGAAGCGGCACATTCTTCTTATAACTGATTTTGCCCTTTACATTGTGGACCCAGACATTGATGCACTTAAAAGACGGATTTCCCTGGCAGCTGTTGAAAAGCTCTGTTTGAGTGAACGAAGTGATAATTTCTTAGCAATTATTGCCCCTACTGAATATGATCTACTGATAGCCAGCACTCGGAAGACGGAAATTGTATCTATCTTTGTAGACACTACCAGGAGTCAATCCGACTACGAACTTGAGGTACTATCCTCTAATAG ATTTGAGTACAATGCAACTTCCGAACTAGTAAAAGAAATTTACTTTGACGAAACTGAAG ATGGTACGAGAACAACAATAGTGAGAAAATGA
- the LOC107873393 gene encoding myosin IB heavy chain isoform X2 produces the protein MVLSESNGRVQLPAKAQTRPVVDDGKDAESLKVAEDQNGHPSMGVEVRRNYMGDYLDVPFRPYLMKILQKQGDKKVLFADRVLKFTSTGKMKRHILLITDFALYIVDPDIDALKRRISLAAVEKLCLSERSDNFLAIIAPTEYDLLIASTRKTEIVSIFVDTTRSQSDYELEVLSSNRFEYNATSELVKEIYFDETEDGTRTTIVRK, from the exons ATGGTATTGTCAGAATCAAATGGGAGAGTCCAATTACCGGCCAAAGCCCAAACCAGACCGGTCGTTGACGACGGCAAAGATGCTGAAAGTTTGAAGGTGGCGGAAGATCAGAATGGACATCCTTCCATGGGAGTTGAAGTCCGGAGAAATTACATGGGCGATTACCTTGATGTCCCTTTTCGACCTTATCTCATGAAGATTCTACAAAAACAAG GTGACAAGAAAGTTCTCTTTGCAGACAGAGTTTTGAAGTTCACAAGTACAGGGAAGATGAAGCGGCACATTCTTCTTATAACTGATTTTGCCCTTTACATTGTGGACCCAGACATTGATGCACTTAAAAGACGGATTTCCCTGGCAGCTGTTGAAAAGCTCTGTTTGAGTGAACGAAGTGATAATTTCTTAGCAATTATTGCCCCTACTGAATATGATCTACTGATAGCCAGCACTCGGAAGACGGAAATTGTATCTATCTTTGTAGACACTACCAGGAGTCAATCCGACTACGAACTTGAGGTACTATCCTCTAATAG ATTTGAGTACAATGCAACTTCCGAACTAGTAAAAGAAATTTACTTTGACGAAACTGAAG ATGGTACGAGAACAACAATAGTGAGAAAATGA